The following coding sequences are from one Acidobacteriota bacterium window:
- a CDS encoding dipeptidase, protein MGTQNWQEYLKDRQDRWIEELSEFLTIPSISALPDHAADVKQAARWVGDRLQAAGVENVEVLPTEGHPVVYGDWLHAPGRPTLLVYGHFDVQPVDPVDLWSHPPFEPVVRDGRIYARGSSDDKGNMLAPILAVQALLETTGTLPLNLKFLLEGQEEIGSPHLPPFMKAEAGRFASDVAVSADGSQWSEEEPATWVSLRGLCGLQINVRGPSRDLHSGLFGGAVQNPVHALVRLLDSMRSPDGRVLVQGFYDEVREPDDRLRSELARVPYQEEELLASIGVTETFGEPGFSTYEREWIRPTLEINGIWGGFQGDGMKTVLPRQAHAKVTCRLVADQHPDQVVRAVVRHVEENTPAGVEAEVVVLDSSSVPYSIPIDHPGNLAAARVLEELYGRRPYVVGSGGSIATCGLILEHLGIHTVNLSFGLDDECAHSPDEFFRLASFERAQIAHGRFIEVLAADSGQGS, encoded by the coding sequence ATGGGTACGCAGAATTGGCAGGAATATCTGAAGGATCGCCAGGACCGGTGGATCGAGGAACTGAGCGAGTTCCTGACCATTCCCAGCATCTCGGCGCTGCCCGATCACGCTGCCGACGTCAAGCAGGCGGCCCGTTGGGTCGGCGACCGGCTGCAGGCGGCGGGTGTAGAGAACGTCGAGGTCCTCCCCACCGAAGGGCATCCCGTGGTCTACGGCGACTGGCTCCATGCCCCGGGGCGCCCCACGCTCCTGGTCTACGGGCATTTTGACGTGCAGCCGGTGGACCCGGTGGATCTCTGGAGCCACCCTCCCTTCGAGCCGGTGGTCCGGGACGGCCGAATCTACGCCCGAGGCTCGTCCGACGACAAGGGGAACATGCTGGCTCCGATCCTGGCCGTGCAGGCCCTGCTGGAGACCACGGGGACCCTTCCCCTGAACCTCAAATTCCTGCTGGAGGGGCAGGAGGAGATTGGAAGTCCCCATCTTCCCCCCTTCATGAAGGCCGAGGCGGGACGGTTCGCATCCGACGTGGCGGTAAGCGCCGACGGTTCCCAGTGGAGCGAGGAGGAGCCGGCCACGTGGGTGTCGCTGCGCGGTCTCTGCGGTCTTCAGATCAATGTCCGCGGACCTTCCCGGGACCTTCACTCCGGCCTCTTCGGAGGTGCGGTGCAGAATCCTGTGCACGCCCTGGTGCGGCTGCTGGACTCCATGCGCTCGCCCGACGGCAGGGTTCTGGTCCAAGGATTCTACGATGAGGTCCGAGAGCCGGATGACCGGTTGAGGAGCGAATTGGCGAGAGTCCCTTACCAGGAGGAGGAGTTGCTTGCCTCCATCGGTGTGACCGAGACGTTCGGCGAGCCGGGCTTCAGCACCTACGAACGGGAGTGGATCCGGCCGACCCTGGAAATCAACGGCATCTGGGGCGGTTTCCAGGGGGATGGCATGAAGACGGTCCTGCCCCGCCAAGCTCACGCCAAGGTCACCTGCCGCCTGGTGGCCGATCAGCATCCGGACCAGGTCGTCAGGGCCGTTGTCCGGCACGTGGAGGAAAATACTCCTGCCGGCGTCGAGGCGGAGGTCGTCGTGCTGGATTCTTCGTCCGTGCCCTACTCCATCCCCATCGATCACCCCGGAAACCTGGCAGCCGCCCGGGTGCTGGAAGAGCTCTACGGCAGAAGGCCCTACGTGGTGGGATCGGGAGGGAGCATCGCCACCTGCGGCCTCATCCTGGAACACCTGGGGATCCACACCGTGAATCTCTCCTTCGGGCTGGATGACGAATGCGCCCACAGCCCCGACGAATTCTT